The Hyperolius riggenbachi isolate aHypRig1 chromosome 3, aHypRig1.pri, whole genome shotgun sequence genome window below encodes:
- the LOC137562097 gene encoding uncharacterized protein has translation MPTTPHQSTSNNTLHTLTSAITSLAPPTSALSKTPVSHTLRSTFTDSKATSKAIVSISETNTAPLTESPPPFVDATDTPASGSQASSTMVSTDSHKTGPATTSQPSTAKVSHYTVSYTTDYPDTKNQTKPETSHITASQLTETITKSRTTTILTSTTSKTSKSIGTLTTPTSATRSMNSGTSEGATTEKTDTGSTNSGTEESLVSTSTDTTKQLNSGTAATQTEGLTNVTENNNETMKTTSSHSTWTAESSETARPNTTTTTNNNFTTTTQLANITTTPGTEKTNTYQSKLTGTTLPTTEKRSSAMLSSAPSKQTTQVASNATKGPCDGVNCPCHTYLYGSKCMFIQNDITLDAVSTILIVTVHIENLNFTSSLTDEHSPQYQTFQNRFLKEMTDFYRLRLPNFEGVRINSVREGSVVVDHDVLLRVSFKHFTEETKQTEQLLWKYLNETTCTSNKEKGIRVLSEV, from the exons ATGCCTACCACTCCCCACCAATCAACATCAAATAATACCTTACACACTTTAACATCTGCGATAACTAGTCTAGCTCCTCCCACATCAGCACTGTCAAAAACCCCTGTCAGCCATACACTGAGGTCAACCTTTACAGATAGTAAGGCAACATCTAAAGCTATAGTTTCAATCTCAGAGACCAATACTGCGCCTTTGACAGAATCACCACCACCATTTGTTGATGCAACAGATACCCCAGCCAGTGGTAGCCAAGCATCTTCTACAATGGTCTCTACAGACAGCCACAAGACAGGACCAGCAACAACCTCACAGCCAAGTACAGCAAAAGTGTCACACTATACAGTTAGTTATACAACAGACTATCCAGACACTAAGAATCAGACAAAGCCTGAAACATCTCACATAACAGCTAGCCAATTGACAGAAACAATTACAAAGAGCAGAACAACAACAATTTTAACCTCAACAACATCAAAAActtcaaaatcaataggtacTTTAACGACACCAACATCTGCAACTAGAAGCATGAACAGTGGCACATCTGAGGGTGCAACCACAGAAAAGACTGACACAGGTTCAACAAACTCAGGTactgaggaatcacttgtgtccaCATCTACAGATACAACAAAACAACTGAACTCTGGTACAGCAGCCACACAAACAGAGGGATTAACAAACGTGACAGAAAACAACAATGAAACCATGAAAACAACCAGTAGCCATAGTACATGGACTGCAGAGTCTTCTGAAACAGCCAGACCAAACACTACTACTACAACCAACAACAACTTTACAACCACAACACAGCTTGCTAATATTACAACAACCCCAGGAACAGAGAAAACAAATACTTACCAAAGCAAATTAACTGGAACAACACTGCCAACCACAGAGAAAAGAAGTTCAGCTATGCTCTCTTCAGCTCCATCTAAGCAGACCACCCAGGTTGCCTCAAATGCCACCAAAG GACCCTGTGACGGTGTGAATTGTCCCTGTCACACTTACCTGTATGGATCCAAATGCATGTTCATCCAGAATGACATCACACTAG ATGCAGTCAGCACCATACTGATAGTCACAGTTCACATAGAGAACCTGAATTTTACCTCCTCACTGACTGATGAACATTCCCCACAGTACCAAACATTCCAGAACAGATTTCTTAAAGAG ATGACAGATTTTTATAGACTCCGACTTCCCAATTTCGAAGGTGTGAGAATCAATTCTGTCAG GGAAGGCAGTGTGGTCGTGGATCATGATGTCCTCCTGAGAGTTAGCTTCAAACATTTTACAGAGGAAACAAAACAAACTGAACAGCTGCTCTGGAAATATTTGAATGAAACAACCTGCACATCTAACAAGGAAAAAGGTATCAGAGTTCTGTCTGAAGTTTGA